From a region of the Streptomyces sp. NBC_00193 genome:
- a CDS encoding DUF6286 domain-containing protein, with amino-acid sequence MSARFRSPRRLPAAVGAFAVLGVAGLFLYDLAAVRAHHPGMRWRDELSRALERHTPADPGVLLGGGILAAAGAALLLYALTPGLRGILPMASGHPEVRGGLERKAAAQVLRDRVMEVSGVRSVRVRVGRSRIGVRAVSHFRELDDVRADLDAVLAVGVDELGLAHEVRPRVRVNRR; translated from the coding sequence GTGAGCGCCCGCTTCCGGTCGCCCCGGCGGCTCCCGGCCGCCGTGGGGGCGTTCGCCGTCCTCGGGGTGGCGGGGCTGTTCCTGTACGACCTGGCCGCCGTACGGGCGCACCACCCGGGCATGCGCTGGCGCGACGAGCTCTCCCGCGCACTGGAGCGGCACACCCCGGCCGACCCCGGCGTGCTGCTCGGCGGCGGGATCCTGGCCGCGGCCGGGGCCGCGCTGCTGCTGTACGCCCTCACCCCGGGCCTGCGCGGCATCCTCCCGATGGCCTCCGGGCACCCGGAGGTCCGGGGCGGACTGGAACGCAAGGCCGCCGCGCAGGTGCTGCGCGACCGGGTCATGGAGGTGTCCGGGGTGCGCTCGGTGCGGGTCAGGGTGGGCCGGTCCCGCATCGGGGTCCGGGCCGTGTCCCACTTCCGCGAACTGGACGACGTACGGGCCGATCTGGACGCGGTGCTGGCCGTCGGCGTCGACGAGCTGGGCCTGGCCCACGAGGTGCGGCCGAGGGTACGGGTGAACCGCCGGTGA
- a CDS encoding alkaline shock response membrane anchor protein AmaP translates to MNRILLALLGLVLLAAGVSVLTASGPFEGRDEPLLAPHGRGWPAPWWAVLAALGVCVLLALWWLLSQLRRPRLAAVLVDTGDGAFAVLRGRALEEAVEADVQEAVEGVARCRVTLCGRRGAPALRVTLELEPHAVPADALAALAGPVLGRARTSAALAALPAEARLHVTPRRARRVT, encoded by the coding sequence GTGAACCGGATCCTGCTCGCGCTGCTCGGCCTGGTCCTGCTGGCGGCGGGGGTGTCGGTGCTGACCGCGTCCGGGCCGTTCGAGGGCCGGGACGAACCCCTGCTGGCCCCGCACGGGCGGGGCTGGCCGGCGCCCTGGTGGGCGGTGCTCGCCGCGCTCGGGGTGTGCGTCCTGCTGGCGCTGTGGTGGCTGCTGTCCCAACTGCGGCGGCCCCGGCTCGCGGCGGTGCTCGTGGACACCGGGGACGGGGCGTTCGCCGTGCTGCGCGGGCGGGCGCTGGAGGAGGCCGTCGAGGCGGATGTGCAGGAGGCCGTGGAGGGCGTGGCGCGGTGCCGGGTCACCCTGTGCGGGCGGCGCGGGGCCCCGGCCCTGCGGGTCACCCTGGAACTGGAGCCGCACGCGGTGCCGGCCGACGCGCTGGCGGCCCTCGCCGGACCGGTGCTGGGCCGGGCCCGCACCTCGGCGGCGCTCGCGGCCCTCCCGGCGGAGGCCCGCCTCCACGTCACCCCGCGCCGGGCGCGGCGGGTGACGTGA
- a CDS encoding SDR family oxidoreductase, producing MDLGLKDRVYVVTGATRGLGYASARELTADGAKVVLTGRDAARAEAAAKALGPNALGLAADNSDPGAASRLVAAAREHFGRLDGILISVGGPAPGSAADNTDEQWAAAFESVFLGAVRLARAAAAELSDGGVIGFVLSGSVHEPIPGLTISNGLRPGLAGFAKSLSVELGPRGIRVVGLLPARIDTDRVRELDALSGDADLARTRNEAGIPLRRYGTPEEFGRSAAFLLSPAASYLTGVMLPVDGGSRHGF from the coding sequence ATGGATCTTGGACTGAAGGACCGTGTCTACGTAGTCACCGGCGCCACCAGGGGCCTCGGCTACGCATCCGCCCGCGAACTCACCGCCGACGGCGCGAAGGTGGTGCTCACCGGCCGGGACGCCGCCCGCGCCGAGGCCGCTGCCAAGGCGCTGGGCCCGAACGCGCTCGGCCTGGCGGCCGACAACTCCGACCCCGGGGCCGCCTCGCGGCTCGTCGCCGCGGCCCGGGAACACTTCGGCCGCCTCGACGGCATCCTCATCAGCGTCGGCGGCCCGGCGCCCGGTTCGGCGGCCGACAACACCGACGAGCAGTGGGCCGCGGCCTTCGAGTCGGTCTTCCTCGGCGCGGTCCGCCTCGCGCGGGCGGCGGCCGCCGAGCTCTCCGACGGCGGGGTCATCGGCTTCGTCCTGTCGGGCTCCGTGCACGAGCCGATCCCGGGCCTCACCATCTCCAACGGACTGCGCCCCGGCCTGGCCGGCTTCGCGAAGTCCCTCTCCGTGGAGCTGGGCCCGCGCGGCATCCGGGTGGTCGGCCTGCTGCCCGCCCGCATCGACACCGACCGGGTCCGCGAGCTCGACGCCCTGTCCGGGGACGCGGACCTCGCGCGCACCCGCAACGAGGCGGGGATCCCGCTGCGGCGTTACGGCACCCCGGAGGAGTTCGGCCGCTCGGCGGCGTTCCTGCTGTCCCCGGCGGCCTCCTACCTGACCGGCGTCATGCTCCCGGTGGACGGCGGCTCCCGGCACGGCTTCTGA
- a CDS encoding SURF1 family protein, with translation MYRFVLTRQWVCLTLIGLALIPAMIKLGFWQFHRHEHRVAQNQLIDANLRAKPVPMTEVTSPGHVVPRADYWRAVTATGTYESAHEVVVRMRTDNDDKVGFHVLTPLVLSDGRVVLVNRGWVQGGDDPRAYPPVPAAPSGEVTVTGRLKADETSGGSGIKDRKGLPDRQVMLINSAQQAQYLGKPVLGGYLELTSPVPADGKPEVVGEPDHDSIGPHMAYAIQWWLFTFAVPVGWIVLVRREKRDREAAAAAEAAASEREPVATA, from the coding sequence GTGTACCGCTTTGTGCTGACCCGGCAGTGGGTGTGCCTCACCCTCATCGGCCTCGCCCTGATCCCCGCGATGATCAAGCTGGGGTTCTGGCAGTTCCACCGTCATGAGCACCGTGTCGCGCAGAACCAGCTGATCGACGCGAACCTGCGGGCGAAGCCGGTCCCCATGACCGAGGTCACCTCCCCCGGCCACGTCGTCCCGCGCGCCGACTACTGGCGTGCCGTGACCGCCACCGGTACGTACGAATCCGCGCACGAGGTCGTCGTACGGATGCGCACCGACAACGACGACAAGGTCGGCTTCCACGTCCTGACCCCGCTGGTCCTCTCCGACGGCCGGGTGGTCCTGGTCAACCGGGGCTGGGTGCAGGGCGGCGACGACCCGCGCGCCTACCCGCCGGTGCCGGCCGCGCCCTCCGGCGAGGTCACGGTCACCGGGCGGCTGAAGGCCGACGAGACCAGCGGCGGCAGCGGCATCAAGGACCGCAAGGGCCTGCCGGACCGCCAGGTGATGCTGATCAACAGCGCACAGCAGGCTCAGTACCTGGGCAAGCCCGTCCTCGGCGGCTACCTGGAACTCACCTCCCCGGTCCCGGCCGACGGCAAGCCCGAGGTGGTCGGCGAGCCCGACCACGACTCGATCGGGCCGCACATGGCGTACGCCATTCAGTGGTGGCTGTTCACCTTCGCGGTGCCGGTGGGCTGGATCGTGCTCGTACGGCGCGAGAAGCGCGACCGCGAGGCGGCGGCCGCCGCCGAGGCCGCCGCCTCCGAGCGGGAGCCGGTGGCGACCGCGTAG
- a CDS encoding DEDDh family exonuclease translates to MLADRTTAETMWPTAYPQGYAVVDVETTGLARDDRIISAAVYRLDAQGNVEDHWYTLVNPLRDPGPVWIHGLTSDMLQDAPLFKDIAEEFASRLADRVLVAHNAIFDWQMIAREYARAAVTAPVRQRLCTIALSKELNLPLPNHKLESLAAHFGVVQQRAHHALDDARVLAEAFRPSLHAAARDNVRLPLLECRALTEWSDTPAAPRVGYQASYGAGGGNAGSSWRPSRKRPPCPYPNPGRWADGTPLKQGMRIAFSGDTSVDRELLEDRAVEAGLHVATSLSRLTSLLVTNDPDSSTSKTVKAKSFGTPVVDEAAFTQLLRDVAPAQD, encoded by the coding sequence ATGCTCGCCGACCGTACGACCGCAGAGACGATGTGGCCGACCGCGTACCCACAGGGGTACGCGGTCGTCGACGTGGAGACCACCGGGCTCGCTCGCGACGACCGGATAATCTCCGCCGCCGTCTACCGGCTCGACGCTCAGGGCAACGTCGAGGACCACTGGTACACGCTGGTCAACCCGCTCCGGGACCCCGGGCCCGTGTGGATCCACGGTCTGACCAGCGACATGCTCCAGGACGCGCCGCTCTTCAAGGACATCGCCGAGGAGTTCGCGAGCCGGCTCGCGGACCGGGTGCTGGTCGCGCACAACGCGATCTTCGACTGGCAGATGATCGCCCGCGAGTACGCGCGGGCCGCGGTCACGGCGCCGGTGCGCCAGCGGCTGTGCACCATCGCCCTGTCGAAGGAACTGAACCTCCCGCTGCCCAACCACAAGCTGGAGTCGCTCGCCGCGCACTTCGGCGTGGTCCAGCAGCGCGCCCACCACGCGCTCGACGACGCCCGGGTCCTCGCGGAGGCCTTCCGCCCGTCCCTGCACGCGGCCGCGCGGGACAACGTACGACTGCCCCTGCTGGAATGCCGAGCGCTGACGGAGTGGTCGGACACCCCCGCCGCCCCGCGCGTCGGGTACCAGGCCTCGTACGGGGCGGGCGGTGGGAATGCCGGGTCCAGCTGGCGGCCCTCGCGCAAGCGGCCGCCGTGCCCGTACCCGAACCCGGGGCGGTGGGCGGACGGCACCCCGCTCAAGCAGGGCATGCGGATCGCGTTCTCGGGTGACACCTCGGTGGACCGGGAGCTGCTGGAGGACCGCGCCGTGGAGGCCGGCCTGCACGTCGCGACGAGCCTGTCCCGGCTCACGAGCCTGCTCGTGACGAACGACCCGGACTCCTCGACCTCCAAGACGGTGAAGGCGAAGTCCTTCGGAACCCCCGTCGTCGACGAGGCGGCCTTCACCCAGCTGCTGCGGGACGTGGCTCCGGCGCAGGACTGA